Genomic DNA from Alistipes indistinctus YIT 12060:
GACGTATTTGTTGATCATCGTGTAGCCCCGGCCTGCGCGGTATTCGTCGTCGCGCATCTCTTCGCCGAGGCGGTGCTTGAGCCAGTTGGTCGTCCACGATTCGCCCTCGGGGATCGAATAGCCCATGCTGCTCTCGAGCGGGAAGAAGCCGCGGCCGTAGGCCTGCGCGCGCGAGAGCACCCCGAGGTCCTTGCACCAGCCGGTGTAGGTGTCGGTGAAGCGTTCCTTGAGCAGTTCGGCCTTCGTCAGTTCGAAATCGAAGCGCACGCGCTGCAGCTCGGCTTTGAACTCGGGCGTCTTTTCCGCTCCGTAATTGTAGTCGAGCACGTCGCCCAGGCGGCCCACCTTGAACATCATGAAAGGAAGGTAAGGCATCAGGTCGTAACCGCGGCGCAGGCGGAACTGCTCGGCGAAGTCGCCCGTCCAGTTCGATCCCTCGAGCTCCATCGAGTCGGTGAACATCGCGCGGACGTAGTTCTTCAGCGGGCCGATCCGGTTCTGGATCGTGTCGGCCATGTGGTCGAGGTACTTGCGCACGGCCTTTTTGTCCATGTGGTTGAGGATCGAACCGGCGGCTCCCGGCGCGCCGTTGATCACGCAGGCGAACGAATTGACCTTCACCAATGCGTAAAATACGTATTTCCCTTCGGGTACGTCGACCGAAATCACCTCTTTGCCGATCTGGTCCGAGAGGTCGATCGCCTGGTCTATGCCGCTCATCGGGTTGGGAACCAGCTTCAGCGACATGATTTCGAACGTGCGCAGCGGATTGACGTCCGTCACGCCCGGATCGACGGTTTTGAATATCGTGAACTTCGAGATTTCGAACGTGGTCGGTCCCTCGATCTTCTCGGCGTCAACCAATACGACCTGTGCGCGCTCCTCGGGGGTGAGGTCTTCTGAGCCGAAAGGCCAGCCCGAACCTACGAGCAGGTCGCAGGTCATGCCGATTTTCTTCGCTTCGTCGAACGTGACCTTCAGTGCGTCGATCCACTCGTCGCTGAGCCAGCGCAGCGACTTTTTGCCCAGGTCGTCGCCCGTGGTGGGGAATGCGATGGGGTTGATCTCAACGCCCGCGATGCCGGCTTCCTTGAGCAGGTGCAGTTCGCGGACCAGTTCCGCAGCTTCGACCTTATCGCCGTTCCACCACCAGCGTACGTAGGGGTGGTATTTGAACTCGGAATTCTTGAAACGTTTGTAAGCTTCGGAATCGAAACTCAGCGAGCCGGTTTCGGCGGCTTTGGCTGCGGCCTCGGCCAGGGTGGGGGAAAGTGCGGCTACGAGGGTGCCTGTTGCCAGCATGGCGCTCCGGAGAAGGAAGGTTCTTCTGTCCATGATAGGTTGTGTGAGGAGATTTAAGTTATGTTGTAGTATAATGTTTTGTCGATACCTGGCTGCCGGACCCTGTGGCCGTGCGGTCGAAGCGTCTCGCGGCACCGCCCGTCGTCCTGCTGTTTCCGTTCCGGGTTGCCTGCCGCGTGTGTTGCCTCCGGTCGGGCGACTCGGTCTGTCCCTGCAACGGTTCGTTCTGGTCTGCCGCGCTGCCGCGCCGTGATTTGCGTTTGTTCCCCGTCTGCCTCCGCCTCCTGGACCGTCCGCGTTTTCAGAACAGAACGCCCCGAAAATACCGAACGGCGTTCCGGACGTGATCCGCTCCCGGGAGTGCCTCCTGTGCCCGTTCCGCAGCGAAAAACGCCGGTGGGAAACGGAGAAAATCATCCGCTTGGGCGGGTGATTTTGAGGATTTTGACACTCCGGAAGCGCCTTACGGCACGGCCGAAACTCCACGAAGTTAGCGATAATTTACGGGTTTTCATAGCCTTTGCATGCATTATTAACATATTTCAGGAATTTTGTTCGATCCTCGAACCGGCTTCAGAGGGGCCCTGAAGGCCGAAATATCCTGATTCTGACCGGAGACCGAGCCTTCGTCCGGTCATCTCCCGGAACGGGTTTCCGGTCCCTGTCGTTCTTCGCCCGCGGTATTCCGCGGAACGGCCGCGCGGGATTGTGAAATATCGGCCGGATTTTGTAAATTTGTGCTCTCCGGTTCCTTCTCCCCCGCCTGTCCCGGAACGGCAGTTGCCGCAAACCCTCAAAAAACGTAACGCATGAACGCTACCCCGAAAGTGACCTTCGCCCTGTTGTCCCTGGCCGCTGCGCTGTCGTCGGCGCCCCTGTCGGCGCAGGATAAATTCGCCGATATCGCCACCGCCCGCTACCAGCTGCGCAGTACGTTGGTCGAACCGGCGCCGCCGGAACTCCCGCAAAAGTTCCTGCCCGTGGAGAACGATCCGCAGGCTGCTTTCCGGCCGATGCATACCCTCTCGACCGGGGCTGAGTTGAAGGCCGAATTGGCGAAGCTGCGGGAACAGTACGCCCCTTATATGAAAGACGTGGCCCCGGCGCTGCCGGTTTCCCGCGCGAGCGTGCCGCTCGACGTGTTCGACTGGCGGATCGGGACGGAAGCCGATGCCGGTGATTTCGCCGCGGTCGAGCGCGGCGAAGGCGAATGGACCGCAGTGAAGATTCCGCACTACGGAGCGCCGCTGGGCCGTGCGGTGACCTACTACCGCAAGGTGGTCGACCTTTCGCCCGCGATGTTCCGCGCGGGGGCGCTGTTCATCTGTTTCAAAGGGGTGGATTACAAGGCCGAAGTCTACGTGAACGGCACGCTGGCCGGTACGCATACCGGCTTCTTCGCGCCATTCGAGTTCAACATCGCGAAACTGGCCCGTCCGGGCAAAAACACGATTCTCGTGAAGGTCAGCAACGACTATACGACGACCGGCAATTCGTTGGGCGGCGAGAACGTGCGCGGTGACAAAATCTATGCGGCTACGGGTCCCGGTTACGACGAACCGGTGCAGGGATGGCACCACTGTCCCGCCGGTATGGGCATCTACCAGACCTGCCGCATCGAGGCCCGTAACCCGATGCACGTAAACGACCTGTTCGTGCGTCCGCTGCCCGAAGAGAACCGGGCCGAGGCGTGGGTGGAAATAAATAATTTCAACGAAACGCAAGAAAACGTGAAGCTGGTCGTCTCGGTATACGGACAGAACTTCGAACAGACGATCCTCAAAGAGATGGAATACATTCCGTCTTCGACCTTTATCCCCGGCGTGGGCGACCTTGCCAAACCGACCGACAACCAGGCGGTGCGGCTCAAGATGGGGCACGGGGTCAACTACCTGCGCATCCCCCTCGACATGACCGGTTTCCGCTGGTGGAATCCGGACACGCCGTGGCTCTACCAGTTGCAGGTGACCGTACAGGACGAGCAGGGCAACGAACTCGACGCGGCCAAGCAGCAGTTCGGCATGCGCAGTTTTACGATGGACACCGTTTCGGTGCCGCGCGGGCGCATGTACCTGAACGGAGAGCAGATCCGCCTGCGGGGAGCCAACACGATGGGGTACCTGCAGCAGTGTGTAATCAGGGGCGACACGGCCCAGCTCATCGACGACATCCTGCTGGCGAAGCTCTGCAACATGAACTACCTGCGCCTCACGCAGCGGCCCGTCCAGCCCGAAATTTACGAATGGTTCGACAAACTGGGATTGCTCAACCAGACCGACCTGCCGTTGTTCGGCAGCCTGAGGCGAAACCTGTTCTCCGAAGCGGTGAAGCAGGCCGAAGAGATGGAGCGCCTCGTGCGCAAGCATCCCAGCACGATCATGGTGAGTTATATCAACGAACGTTTCCCGAATGCCGAGGGGCAGCCGCAGCGCAGTTTCGGCGAGTTGGCCGAATACGAACGGCTCTTCACGGCGCTCGACCAGGCGGTGCTGATCACCAACCCCGACCGCGTGATCAAGGCGGGCGACGGCGATTACGATCCGCCCTCGCCGGGCCTGCCCGACAGCCATTGCTATAACGGCTGGTACAACGGCCACGGCCTCGGCCTGGGCAAGATGCACCGCGGTTACTGGCAGTCCGTCAAACCGGGGTGGCTCTATGCGTGCGGCGAGTTCGGTTCCGAAGGACTCGACCCCGAGGAGGTGATGTACAAATACTATCCGAAAGGGTGGCTGCCCGTGAAGGGGGACGAAAAGAGCTGGACGGCGAACCTGATCCCGCAGGCGCAGACGCACCGTTTCCATTATATGTGGTACAACACGCAGGACAACCTGCACGATTGGGTGCGGGCGAGCTGGGACCACCAGGAGTGGGTGACCAAGTTCACGACCGAGGCCTTCCGCCGCGACGGGCGGATGGTTTCGTTCGCGATCCACCTCTTTATCGACGCGTTTCCGTCGGGCTGGATGAAGACGATCATGGATGTCGACCGGGGGCCGAAACCGGCTTACTTCGCTTACCGCAACGCGCTCGCGCCGCTGATGACTTCGCTGCGTACCGACCGCTGGACGTTTTTTCCCGGCGAGCGGGTGAATGTCGAAGCGTGGGTCTGCAACGACCGCAACGATGCGCCGCAGGACTATACGCTGCACTACCAGCTCGAAAAAGAGGGCCGGGTGGTGTGGGCCCACAGCGTGCGTGCCGACATTCCCCGGAACGATTCCCGTTTCCAGGGATTTATCGACTTTGAGGCCCCGAAGGTGGGTAAACGCACTGCATATCAGCTCCGCATCTCGCTGAACGATGCTGCGGGCAATCCCGTGCACCAGAACGTCGAGACGATCGAGGTTTTCCCGGCGCTGAAAAAGAGCGCGGCGAAGGTCTGTGCCGTGGGCGACAAGGCGGCGGAGCTGGCCGCCGCAGCGGGCGCGGTTACGGTGCCGTCGCTCTCCGGGGCGCAGGTGATGCTTTGCGACGATATCGCGGCGTACAACAAGGACAAGGAGGCGATCGACGCATGGGTGGCTGCAGGCGGCAAACTGGTGCTGCTGGAGCTTCCTGCGGGCGACTACCGCATCGGCGCCGGTGACGTGAAGGTCGAGCGTACGACCATGGGCGAATACTATTTCGCCTCGCCCGAAGTGCCGCATCCGCTGATGAAGGCTTTCAAGCCGATGGATTTCAAGATGTGGTACGATCCCGCTGCGGGCTATGTACAGCCGTTGCTGGGCCACACCGTGTCGGCTCCCGGCTGGACGCCGCTGCTGCTGAGCGGCAATTCGAGCTGGGTCGAGGACCGGGGCCCCGTGATGGCGGCCTGCGAGCTGCGCCACGGCAAGGGACTGTTCCGCATCAGCGAGGTGAAGCTCGCCGGGCGTACGGTCAATCCGGTGGCAGGTTATTTTGCCGATATTTTGATTAACAGGTAAAAAATCGAATTTACCCTGTCCGTTCCGGATGGACTGTGCGTTTTAAGTGTGTGCGGGTTGTTTGCGGCCGGTTCCAGGTGCTGCAGGGCCGTAGTTTCCGTAGCGGCGGCCTTTCCTGGGTGGACGTATTCGTGTCCGTTTTGGTGTTAGGGATGTTAGGATATCCCGGTGTAATGTTCGATTTGTCGTTTTTGGGCGTAAAAAACATCTCTCCGGGATAACAAACCGGATGGGATGTCGTTAATAATTATTAGTTTTGCACGGTGTTTCGTAAAGTTTCAAACGATTATAATCAATTTGTTGGTAAGCATATGGAAAAAATGAAGAAAAGGAAAGCCATCGGGGCTTTCGTGAAAGGCGCAGCGTACTCGCTGACCGCTTTGCTGGCGTTCTCCTGCGGAAATTCGCAACAGGGAGGCATGCCCGCGCTCTCTTTGGCTGTAATGACTGTTGAACCTACGAGTCAGGAGCTCAACAGCGCGTATCCCGCTACGATCAAAGGGCAACAGGATATCGAGATCCGTGCGCGCGTGAGCGGTTACATCACCAAACTTTGCGTGGACGAAGGAGCAGTGGTAC
This window encodes:
- a CDS encoding glycoside hydrolase family 2, with amino-acid sequence MNATPKVTFALLSLAAALSSAPLSAQDKFADIATARYQLRSTLVEPAPPELPQKFLPVENDPQAAFRPMHTLSTGAELKAELAKLREQYAPYMKDVAPALPVSRASVPLDVFDWRIGTEADAGDFAAVERGEGEWTAVKIPHYGAPLGRAVTYYRKVVDLSPAMFRAGALFICFKGVDYKAEVYVNGTLAGTHTGFFAPFEFNIAKLARPGKNTILVKVSNDYTTTGNSLGGENVRGDKIYAATGPGYDEPVQGWHHCPAGMGIYQTCRIEARNPMHVNDLFVRPLPEENRAEAWVEINNFNETQENVKLVVSVYGQNFEQTILKEMEYIPSSTFIPGVGDLAKPTDNQAVRLKMGHGVNYLRIPLDMTGFRWWNPDTPWLYQLQVTVQDEQGNELDAAKQQFGMRSFTMDTVSVPRGRMYLNGEQIRLRGANTMGYLQQCVIRGDTAQLIDDILLAKLCNMNYLRLTQRPVQPEIYEWFDKLGLLNQTDLPLFGSLRRNLFSEAVKQAEEMERLVRKHPSTIMVSYINERFPNAEGQPQRSFGELAEYERLFTALDQAVLITNPDRVIKAGDGDYDPPSPGLPDSHCYNGWYNGHGLGLGKMHRGYWQSVKPGWLYACGEFGSEGLDPEEVMYKYYPKGWLPVKGDEKSWTANLIPQAQTHRFHYMWYNTQDNLHDWVRASWDHQEWVTKFTTEAFRRDGRMVSFAIHLFIDAFPSGWMKTIMDVDRGPKPAYFAYRNALAPLMTSLRTDRWTFFPGERVNVEAWVCNDRNDAPQDYTLHYQLEKEGRVVWAHSVRADIPRNDSRFQGFIDFEAPKVGKRTAYQLRISLNDAAGNPVHQNVETIEVFPALKKSAAKVCAVGDKAAELAAAAGAVTVPSLSGAQVMLCDDIAAYNKDKEAIDAWVAAGGKLVLLELPAGDYRIGAGDVKVERTTMGEYYFASPEVPHPLMKAFKPMDFKMWYDPAAGYVQPLLGHTVSAPGWTPLLLSGNSSWVEDRGPVMAACELRHGKGLFRISEVKLAGRTVNPVAGYFADILINR